The Bacillus sp. Y1 genome has a window encoding:
- a CDS encoding glycoside hydrolase family 43 protein, whose amino-acid sequence MMVKTEDKNLILEQRADPWVYKHTDGYYYFTASVPEYDRIEVRRSKTLHGIAEAEPVVAWRKHETGPMSSLIWAPELHFINGSWYIYFAAAKSKEIINGLFDHRMFVIENKSANPLEGTWEEKGQIKTDWESFALDATSFEHNGQHYLVWAQKDPNIRGNSNLYIAPLENPWTIKSPQVMITKPEFDWETIGFWVNEGAAVIKRNGRVFISYSGSATDENYCMGLISADETSDLLDPNSWTKSDKPVFQTNREAGQYGPGHNSFTVSEDGTLDILVYHARTYTEIVGDPLYDPNRHTRAQVFTWKEDGTPYFGKPE is encoded by the coding sequence ATGATGGTGAAAACAGAAGATAAAAATCTAATTTTAGAGCAAAGAGCCGATCCATGGGTCTACAAGCATACTGATGGATATTATTATTTTACGGCATCTGTCCCTGAATACGATCGAATTGAGGTACGTCGTTCAAAGACATTACATGGAATTGCAGAGGCAGAACCAGTTGTGGCATGGAGAAAGCATGAGACTGGGCCAATGAGTTCATTAATATGGGCGCCGGAGCTTCATTTTATTAACGGAAGCTGGTATATCTACTTTGCAGCTGCTAAGTCAAAAGAAATCATCAACGGTTTGTTTGATCACCGTATGTTTGTCATTGAAAATAAGTCTGCTAACCCATTAGAAGGTACATGGGAGGAAAAGGGACAAATTAAAACCGATTGGGAATCCTTTGCATTAGATGCGACATCCTTTGAGCATAATGGGCAGCATTACTTGGTTTGGGCACAGAAGGATCCTAATATAAGAGGAAACTCTAATCTGTATATCGCTCCTTTAGAAAATCCTTGGACCATCAAAAGTCCTCAGGTGATGATTACCAAACCAGAGTTTGACTGGGAAACGATTGGCTTTTGGGTAAACGAAGGTGCTGCTGTGATTAAAAGAAATGGTCGTGTGTTCATTTCTTATTCAGGAAGTGCAACAGATGAAAACTACTGCATGGGATTGATTTCAGCAGATGAAACTAGTGATCTATTAGATCCTAACTCTTGGACGAAATCGGATAAACCCGTATTTCAAACGAACCGTGAAGCGGGACAATATGGTCCAGGTCATAATAGCTTTACTGTTTCAGAAGATGGAACTTTGGATATTCTTGTTTATCATGCACGAACATATACAGAGATTGTTGGAGATCCATTGTACGATCCGAATCGACATACACGAGCTCAAGTGTTTACGTGGAAAGAAGACGGAACACCGTACTTCGGAAAACCTGAGTAA
- a CDS encoding LysM peptidoglycan-binding domain-containing protein, translated as MQLFYTVRLGDTLFQIASRWKLSYESLAAANNIQPPYTIYVGQQLSVPPGVNRVRVKSGDTIFNIAQTFGVPQSVIIQANQLQPPYTIQVGQLLTVPPGNPFYVVQPGDTLFQIANKYNVTTRGQSNYELIRQVNELPNYNLSPGMRLRIPYAPPGDLGMIAYTSNRGGSYDLWVYNLRNGGNVQLTNGLGESYTTPFWSPDSTKIAFVGRNGVLFILDAGDGSTSRIDQFTEGEGIFLDWSPDSQRLAYVKNNQIILYRVSTHQVQRIEAVNATDVQWFPNGRELLYQAPDELGVSQLYLIATDGTDNQQITENTGGRLNNVRLSPNGLYVLYTSPGASISIIYTIELTSGQIFEVKGGPLAKNYYPIWSSDSSTIAYSATAFEDVGYFSLIRTTGRKGENDRTVAISSCYATPVTWSPESPKLAYLSGCNGEGIGREMWVLDLRHPVPIKIVEGGQINSLQWSPVPISSLKKTFTNDSFNIQFQYPAHWKQVSDERYEGPDGFFQVAAISSDEPIHTVCQNEAFHQLLPYGTKPLILQTNIQTQEACYIFPSEDQPAEMRGQAALIVRYPEPIQIGDTFYNYFILWADQNHLYEISSTLTFLR; from the coding sequence ATGCAACTTTTTTACACGGTCCGCCTTGGGGATACACTTTTTCAAATTGCCAGTCGATGGAAGCTTTCCTACGAATCTCTTGCTGCCGCTAATAATATACAGCCACCCTATACGATTTATGTTGGTCAGCAACTATCGGTGCCACCGGGAGTGAATAGAGTTCGGGTAAAATCAGGTGATACCATTTTTAACATAGCTCAAACGTTTGGTGTGCCACAATCTGTTATTATTCAGGCAAATCAGCTTCAACCGCCATATACAATACAAGTGGGGCAATTGCTAACGGTACCTCCGGGGAATCCATTCTATGTCGTTCAGCCTGGAGATACCTTGTTTCAAATAGCAAACAAATACAACGTCACCACAAGGGGACAAAGTAACTATGAGTTGATTCGACAGGTGAACGAACTTCCAAACTACAATCTTTCACCAGGAATGCGATTAAGAATTCCGTATGCTCCACCTGGGGATCTTGGTATGATTGCGTATACCTCCAATCGGGGAGGTAGCTACGACCTTTGGGTTTATAATCTTAGAAACGGTGGGAATGTCCAGCTCACTAATGGATTAGGAGAATCCTATACTACTCCATTTTGGTCACCAGATAGTACCAAGATTGCCTTTGTAGGAAGAAATGGTGTCTTGTTCATCCTCGATGCAGGGGACGGGAGCACCTCTAGGATTGACCAATTCACTGAAGGAGAAGGGATCTTTTTAGATTGGTCACCAGACAGTCAAAGGCTTGCTTATGTTAAAAATAATCAAATCATCTTATATCGAGTGTCTACCCATCAGGTTCAACGAATAGAAGCAGTAAATGCGACGGATGTTCAGTGGTTTCCAAATGGGCGCGAACTCCTTTATCAAGCTCCTGATGAATTGGGTGTTAGTCAGCTTTATCTTATTGCTACGGATGGTACCGACAACCAGCAAATTACTGAAAATACAGGCGGAAGATTGAACAATGTTCGCTTATCCCCGAATGGTTTATATGTCTTATACACTAGTCCAGGAGCAAGTATTTCTATTATCTATACGATCGAACTTACAAGTGGACAAATTTTCGAGGTAAAGGGTGGCCCGCTTGCGAAAAATTATTATCCGATATGGTCATCAGATTCCTCGACAATTGCTTATAGTGCGACAGCCTTTGAAGATGTAGGCTATTTCTCATTGATTCGTACCACAGGTAGGAAAGGAGAAAATGACCGGACGGTAGCCATATCGTCTTGCTACGCAACCCCTGTTACTTGGTCGCCAGAATCACCCAAATTAGCTTATCTATCGGGGTGTAATGGAGAAGGAATAGGGAGAGAAATGTGGGTGCTAGATTTACGCCATCCCGTTCCGATAAAGATTGTGGAGGGGGGACAAATCAACTCCTTACAATGGTCACCTGTTCCCATTTCATCTTTGAAAAAGACATTTACAAATGATAGTTTTAACATCCAATTTCAATACCCGGCACATTGGAAGCAGGTAAGTGATGAAAGATATGAAGGCCCTGATGGATTTTTTCAAGTAGCAGCCATATCTTCCGATGAACCCATCCACACTGTCTGCCAAAATGAAGCCTTCCACCAACTTCTTCCGTACGGTACCAAACCACTTATCCTACAGACAAACATACAAACTCAGGAGGCTTGCTATATCTTTCCATCAGAAGATCAACCCGCTGAAATGAGGGGTCAAGCAGCACTAATTGTCCGATATCCAGAACCGATTCAAATCGGAGACACCTTCTATAATTATTTCATTCTATGGGCAGACCAAAATCACTTATATGAGATTAGCTCCACGCTTACTTTTTTACGATAG
- a CDS encoding MATE family efflux transporter, with protein sequence MGKSLSSNEPHKLTLRAITWPIFIELFLQTIMGSTDTIMLAHISDDAVAAVGVANQLVFFAILLFAFTSTGTAVLISQYLGAGMRLEAKETAGISITINLLIGLVVSALMFIFQGPLLDLFKLEEHIASIGHSYLSVVGATLFLQALLVTVSSILRAYGFTRDAMFVSLIMNIIHLIGNALVIYGLFGMPVFGVEGVAISTAISRAIALGIALYLMYKRLPIKVELKDYTHFDVSKVKKILQIGVPAASEQLCYNTSQMAITAITALMGAAALTTRVYTWNIMTFILLFGLAMGQGTQILIGYRVGAGDFDGAYRQLLKSLKSSFIITILIAVFVAVFRVPLMNIFTDNKEIIHVGSQLLLLCLILEPGRTFNLLVVNALRATGDATFSVKMGVLSMWVIGVPVAYVLGIHFGLGLYGVWIAFIVDEWLRGIVMYFRWRSRVWEKKVLVVKEEVASL encoded by the coding sequence ATGGGAAAATCACTATCATCTAATGAACCACATAAACTCACCTTACGAGCCATCACTTGGCCAATTTTTATTGAATTATTTTTACAGACGATTATGGGAAGTACAGACACCATCATGCTCGCTCATATTTCAGATGATGCGGTTGCAGCAGTCGGTGTCGCCAATCAATTAGTTTTCTTTGCTATTTTACTTTTTGCTTTTACCTCAACGGGGACAGCGGTTCTGATATCCCAGTACTTAGGGGCAGGAATGAGGTTAGAGGCAAAGGAGACCGCGGGTATTTCTATTACGATTAATTTATTAATCGGTCTTGTGGTAAGTGCGCTGATGTTTATTTTCCAAGGACCACTGCTCGACCTCTTTAAGCTCGAAGAACACATAGCATCTATTGGCCATTCTTACCTTTCCGTTGTAGGTGCAACTTTGTTCTTACAAGCCTTGCTTGTCACCGTGTCTTCCATTTTACGAGCTTATGGGTTTACGAGAGATGCGATGTTTGTATCTCTTATAATGAACATCATACATCTAATAGGAAATGCATTAGTTATTTATGGCTTGTTTGGCATGCCTGTATTTGGGGTCGAGGGAGTGGCGATCTCAACTGCTATTAGTAGGGCGATTGCGCTAGGTATTGCTCTTTATCTGATGTATAAAAGACTTCCGATCAAGGTCGAGCTTAAGGATTATACGCATTTTGATGTATCTAAGGTCAAAAAGATTCTGCAAATTGGCGTGCCTGCTGCCAGCGAGCAGTTATGCTATAACACAAGTCAAATGGCGATTACCGCCATTACTGCCTTAATGGGTGCTGCGGCTTTAACGACTCGAGTCTACACCTGGAACATTATGACGTTCATCTTGTTGTTTGGACTCGCGATGGGACAAGGAACTCAAATCTTAATCGGTTATCGTGTTGGTGCCGGTGACTTTGACGGAGCGTACCGCCAACTTCTTAAAAGCTTAAAATCTAGCTTTATTATCACCATCCTGATAGCGGTCTTTGTTGCGGTGTTCCGAGTTCCGTTAATGAACATCTTTACGGATAACAAGGAGATTATTCATGTTGGTAGTCAACTGTTGTTGCTCTGCCTAATTCTTGAACCGGGCAGAACGTTTAATCTATTAGTGGTCAATGCACTTCGGGCCACCGGCGATGCGACTTTCTCCGTAAAAATGGGAGTTCTGTCCATGTGGGTAATCGGTGTACCCGTCGCATATGTCCTTGGCATCCACTTCGGATTAGGGCTCTACGGAGTCTGGATCGCCTTTATTGTTGACGAGTGGCTAAGAGGAATTGTGATGTATTTTAGATGGAGAAGCAGAGTGTGGGAGAAAAAGGTGCTTGTTGTGAAGGAAGAAGTGGCTAGTTTATAA